A section of the Kribbella sp. HUAS MG21 genome encodes:
- a CDS encoding response regulator transcription factor, which translates to MIRVALGHRGTLVRGALAAVLAAENDLDVVAEVDRSEDVLQVAGRRPDVFLLDPQLPGRIRTEELCRKLAGRGVLVLIDHEAIAATSLALVKQAPRIGLIATDATTDQLVQAVRDVAKGLPVVDVRLAVAALKAGDNPLTDRECEVLRHVMTGATAQEVARTLSLSAGTVRNYLSRILAKTGSRSRIEAIRKAHEAGWI; encoded by the coding sequence GTGATCCGAGTGGCTCTCGGCCATCGCGGCACACTGGTGCGTGGTGCACTGGCCGCGGTGCTGGCAGCGGAGAACGACCTGGACGTGGTGGCGGAGGTGGACCGCTCGGAGGACGTCCTCCAGGTCGCCGGGCGGCGTCCTGACGTGTTCCTGCTCGACCCGCAGCTGCCCGGCCGGATCCGGACCGAGGAGCTGTGCCGCAAGCTCGCCGGCCGCGGCGTGCTGGTGCTGATCGACCACGAGGCGATCGCCGCCACCAGCCTCGCGCTGGTGAAGCAGGCGCCGCGGATCGGCCTGATCGCGACCGATGCCACTACCGACCAGCTCGTGCAAGCGGTCCGCGATGTGGCGAAGGGGCTGCCCGTGGTCGACGTACGGCTGGCAGTGGCTGCCCTGAAGGCAGGTGACAACCCGCTGACCGACCGTGAGTGCGAGGTACTGCGGCACGTCATGACCGGCGCCACCGCGCAGGAGGTCGCCCGCACGCTCAGCCTGAGCGCCGGGACGGTCCGCAACTACCTGTCCCGGATCCTCGCGAAGACCGGCTCACGCAGCCGCATCGAAGCGATCCGGAAGGCTCACGAGGCCGGCTGGATCTGA
- a CDS encoding transglycosylase family protein has product MSKARHARARRSTRRVARTLSIAGLGAGITAVGAGSAFATDYQVKAGDTLSEIAAANGTDWHELARINNLQDPNLILIGQTLTLDGVKKSADQAPRVVEKKSETRKKTTKSDREQRTTRSEDRPKSSGKANLSGAWAKVANCESSGNPRAVNPAGYYGLFQFDLQTWRSVGGSGNPAKASPAEQLMRAKKLYAQRGAQPWPVCGKYLR; this is encoded by the coding sequence ATGTCCAAGGCCCGACATGCGCGCGCCCGGCGAAGTACTCGCCGGGTGGCCCGAACCCTGTCCATCGCCGGTCTGGGAGCCGGCATCACCGCCGTCGGCGCCGGCTCGGCGTTCGCGACCGACTACCAGGTCAAAGCCGGCGACACCCTCTCCGAGATCGCGGCCGCCAACGGCACCGACTGGCACGAGTTGGCCCGGATCAACAACCTGCAGGACCCGAACCTGATCCTGATCGGGCAGACCCTGACCCTGGACGGCGTGAAGAAGTCCGCCGACCAGGCCCCGCGGGTCGTCGAGAAGAAGTCCGAGACCAGGAAGAAGACCACGAAGAGCGACCGCGAGCAGCGCACCACCCGCTCCGAGGACCGCCCGAAGTCGAGCGGCAAGGCGAACCTCAGCGGCGCCTGGGCGAAGGTCGCGAACTGCGAGTCGAGCGGCAACCCGCGCGCCGTGAACCCGGCCGGCTACTACGGGCTGTTCCAGTTCGACCTGCAGACCTGGCGCAGCGTCGGCGGCTCCGGCAACCCGGCGAAGGCCTCGCCCGCCGAGCAGCTGATGCGCGCGAAGAAGCTGTACGCGCAGCGCGGCGCCCAGCCGTGGCCGGTCTGCGGCAAGTACCTCCGCTGA
- a CDS encoding Pr6Pr family membrane protein → MTMTGRVWSWLTVLVVAAGIGIQLPLSAQNEEGFFSTAPERLFNVFAYFTIQSNLLLGGTALVLALWPGRTDGVLFKTLRLNGVLCIAVTGIVYHTVLAGLDDLDGWAWVANLLLHTAAPLAGVLGWLLFGPRGLTDWRIVKWSIVFPLLWLGFTLIRGEFVGFYPYPFVDVGEHGYGRVLLNCLLVAVLFLALAAGATTLDRRLRRRTTVER, encoded by the coding sequence ATGACGATGACGGGGCGTGTCTGGAGTTGGCTGACCGTGCTGGTCGTGGCCGCGGGGATCGGGATCCAGTTGCCGCTCTCGGCGCAGAACGAGGAGGGGTTCTTCTCGACCGCGCCCGAGCGCTTGTTCAACGTGTTCGCGTACTTCACGATCCAGTCGAACCTGCTGCTCGGCGGTACCGCGCTGGTACTCGCCCTGTGGCCCGGCCGCACGGACGGCGTGCTGTTCAAAACCCTGCGGCTGAACGGGGTTCTCTGCATTGCGGTGACCGGGATCGTCTACCACACGGTGCTCGCCGGGCTCGACGACCTCGACGGGTGGGCCTGGGTGGCCAATCTTCTGCTGCACACGGCTGCGCCGCTGGCCGGCGTACTCGGCTGGCTGCTGTTCGGGCCGCGCGGGCTGACCGACTGGCGGATCGTGAAGTGGTCGATCGTGTTCCCGCTGCTGTGGCTGGGGTTCACGCTGATCCGCGGCGAGTTCGTCGGGTTCTACCCGTACCCGTTCGTGGACGTCGGCGAGCACGGGTACGGAAGGGTGCTGCTGAACTGTCTGCTGGTCGCGGTACTGTTCCTGGCTCTGGCGGCCGGGGCGACCACCCTGGACCGCCGGTTGCGCCGGAGGACAACCGTCGAAAGGTAG
- a CDS encoding 2TM domain-containing protein, whose translation MLLAVIAACEIGFWVLLAAGLVARYLLRRPKAGLVLLAAVPLVDVVMLVASILDIHRGGEPGFKHSLAAIFIGVSVGFGHQSLKWADKWAAHYLGGAPRPVKPPKKGPERARRERAGWYRHLLAYGVGVGIMVGLGLLSGRGYDAVLGPAWTWTIVLAIDAIVSFSYSFEGAEPEERTAREKQSV comes from the coding sequence GTGCTGCTCGCTGTGATCGCCGCGTGTGAGATCGGGTTCTGGGTGCTGCTGGCCGCGGGCCTGGTGGCGCGCTACCTGCTCCGGCGGCCGAAGGCCGGCCTGGTGCTGCTGGCCGCCGTACCGCTCGTCGACGTCGTGATGCTGGTGGCGAGCATCCTCGACATCCATCGCGGCGGGGAGCCCGGCTTCAAGCACTCGCTGGCCGCGATCTTCATCGGTGTGAGCGTCGGCTTCGGCCACCAGTCGCTGAAGTGGGCGGACAAGTGGGCCGCGCACTACCTGGGCGGTGCGCCGCGACCGGTCAAGCCGCCGAAGAAGGGCCCGGAGCGTGCCCGCCGGGAGCGCGCCGGCTGGTACCGGCACCTGCTCGCGTACGGCGTCGGCGTCGGCATCATGGTCGGTCTCGGCCTGCTGTCCGGCCGGGGGTACGACGCGGTGCTCGGCCCGGCGTGGACCTGGACGATCGTGCTGGCGATCGACGCGATCGTCTCGTTCAGCTACTCGTTCGAGGGCGCCGAGCCGGAGGAGCGGACGGCGCGCGAGAAGCAGTCGGTCTGA
- a CDS encoding molybdopterin-dependent oxidoreductase has protein sequence MTVRRTSCNLCEAICGVLVAVEDGRVTDIRGDESDPLSRGHICPKAVALRDLQDDPDRLTTPVRRTPDGWQQIGWEAAYEIVVGKLTGIQQEHGRNAVGVYLGNPNVHSLGALTHMPTMVRQLRTRNRFSATSIDQLPHMLASYLLYGHQLMVPVPDIDRTSYLLMLGANPLASNGSMMTAPGFGTRLKELRKRGGKVVVVDPRRTETAAVSDEHHFVRPGTDAAFLLALIHQVIADGHARVASYVDGLATVEAAVEKWTPERAAAITGIPADVIRRVAEEFATADRATCYGRVGVSTQQFGAICQWAIQVLNIITGNLDRPGGTMFPRPAVNALLGLGRGHVGVWKSRVRGLPEFGGELPVATMAEEILTPGEGQIRAMVTVAGNPVLSTPNGSRLDEAFAALDFMVAIDPYINETTRHADVILPPAPPLEREQYDIVFHQLAVRNTARWNDPVLPKPAEARHDWEIFRDLGLALVRRTPWSRRRAEVTARLRTPPRWIVDAGLRIGPYPLSVRKLRRSPGGVDLGPLQPALPGALHRKSKRIDLAQRMILDELPRLDALTELSAGELLLIGRRHLRNNNSWMHNSARLVKGKPRHQLLMHPDDLADRGLADGQLVTVASTAGSVAVEVAASNDIMPGVVSLPHGFGHNRPGSRLTVANQVQGPSANDVTDANLVDAVAGTAAVNGVPVTVTATDPGGVAVTPNAR, from the coding sequence ATGACCGTACGGCGGACCTCCTGCAATCTCTGTGAAGCGATCTGCGGCGTTCTCGTCGCCGTCGAGGACGGCCGGGTCACCGACATCCGCGGCGACGAGTCGGACCCGTTGTCCCGCGGTCACATCTGCCCGAAGGCGGTCGCGCTCCGCGACCTGCAGGACGACCCGGACCGGTTGACCACGCCGGTCCGCCGGACCCCGGACGGCTGGCAGCAGATCGGCTGGGAGGCGGCCTACGAAATCGTTGTCGGAAAGCTGACCGGAATCCAGCAGGAACACGGCCGGAACGCGGTCGGGGTGTATCTCGGAAACCCGAACGTGCACAGTCTCGGCGCGCTCACCCACATGCCGACGATGGTCCGGCAGCTGCGCACCCGGAACCGGTTCAGCGCGACGTCCATCGACCAACTGCCGCACATGCTCGCGTCGTACCTGCTGTACGGCCACCAGTTGATGGTGCCGGTGCCGGACATCGACCGGACGTCGTACCTGTTGATGCTCGGCGCGAACCCGCTGGCGTCGAACGGCAGCATGATGACCGCACCCGGTTTCGGAACACGTTTGAAGGAATTGCGGAAACGCGGCGGAAAGGTGGTCGTCGTCGATCCGCGGCGGACGGAAACCGCGGCGGTTTCCGACGAGCACCACTTCGTCCGCCCGGGCACCGACGCGGCGTTCCTGCTGGCGCTGATCCATCAGGTGATCGCGGACGGACACGCCCGGGTGGCGTCGTACGTCGACGGGCTGGCGACGGTCGAGGCCGCGGTGGAGAAGTGGACGCCCGAGCGCGCGGCGGCGATCACCGGGATCCCGGCCGACGTGATCCGCCGGGTGGCGGAGGAGTTCGCGACCGCGGACCGGGCGACCTGCTACGGCCGGGTCGGGGTGTCGACGCAGCAGTTCGGGGCGATCTGCCAGTGGGCGATCCAGGTGCTCAACATCATCACCGGCAACCTCGACCGGCCCGGCGGCACGATGTTCCCGCGGCCGGCCGTGAACGCGTTGCTCGGACTCGGCCGCGGGCATGTCGGCGTGTGGAAGAGCCGGGTGCGCGGGCTGCCGGAGTTCGGCGGCGAGCTGCCGGTGGCGACGATGGCCGAGGAGATCCTGACGCCGGGCGAGGGGCAGATCCGCGCGATGGTGACCGTCGCGGGCAACCCGGTGCTGTCGACGCCGAACGGCAGCCGGCTCGACGAGGCGTTCGCCGCGCTGGATTTCATGGTCGCAATCGATCCGTACATCAACGAGACAACCAGGCACGCCGACGTGATCCTGCCGCCCGCGCCGCCGCTGGAGCGGGAGCAGTACGACATCGTTTTCCACCAGCTCGCGGTGCGGAACACCGCCCGCTGGAACGACCCCGTGCTGCCCAAGCCCGCCGAGGCCCGGCACGACTGGGAGATCTTCCGCGACCTCGGCCTGGCCTTGGTACGCCGTACGCCCTGGAGCCGGCGCCGCGCGGAGGTGACGGCGCGACTGCGGACGCCGCCGCGGTGGATCGTGGACGCCGGGTTGCGGATCGGGCCCTACCCGTTGTCGGTGCGCAAGTTGCGGCGCTCCCCCGGCGGTGTCGATCTCGGGCCGTTGCAGCCCGCGCTGCCGGGTGCGCTGCATCGCAAGTCGAAGCGGATCGACCTCGCGCAGCGGATGATCCTCGACGAGCTGCCGCGACTCGACGCGTTGACCGAGCTGTCGGCCGGCGAGCTGCTGCTGATCGGGCGGCGGCATCTGCGCAACAACAACTCGTGGATGCACAACTCCGCACGGCTGGTGAAGGGCAAGCCCCGGCATCAGCTGCTGATGCATCCCGACGACCTGGCCGACCGCGGGCTCGCCGACGGTCAGCTCGTCACCGTCGCCTCCACGGCCGGATCCGTTGCGGTTGAAGTTGCCGCTAGCAACGACATCATGCCGGGGGTGGTGAGCCTGCCGCACGGCTTCGGACACAACCGTCCCGGCTCCCGGCTCACGGTCGCGAACCAGGTCCAGGGCCCGAGCGCCAACGACGTCACCGACGCCAACCTCGTCGACGCCGTCGCCGGCACCGCGGCAGTCAACGGCGTACCGGTCACGGTAACCGCCACTGACCCCGGCGGCGTAGCAGTTACCCCGAACGCTCGCTGA
- a CDS encoding Gfo/Idh/MocA family oxidoreductase: MSAVGVGVIGAGVISDAYIKSMQSFPDLKVVAIGDLRPEAAQAKAEQFGIDTHGAPEVVLNNPDVEIVVNLTIPVAHVEVALAAIAAGKHVWSEKPFSLDQDSGLKLLAAADDAGLRLGCAPDTILGPGLQESRRMIERGDIGTPLTALTLFQSPGPESWHPNPAFLFQEGAGPLWDIGPYYLTTLVQLLGPVAAVAGIGSKSKDKRTIGSGPLAGTDFDVTVPTHVSTIAKFESGQSSQSIFSFDSPLPRGGFVEITGSDATLAVPDPNAFDGAIKIRRRGAEDWETVAETKAVAQRGTGVLEMARAIRADRPHRATGSLAFHIVDVMASITDSIDTGQFVDVKSTVEVAPILPDDWDVTAATL; the protein is encoded by the coding sequence ATGAGCGCGGTCGGCGTAGGTGTGATCGGCGCCGGAGTCATCTCCGACGCCTACATCAAGAGCATGCAGAGCTTCCCGGACCTGAAGGTCGTCGCGATCGGCGACCTGCGTCCGGAGGCCGCCCAGGCGAAGGCCGAGCAGTTCGGCATCGACACCCACGGCGCGCCCGAGGTCGTGCTGAACAACCCCGACGTCGAGATCGTGGTCAACCTGACCATCCCGGTCGCGCACGTCGAGGTCGCGCTCGCGGCGATCGCCGCCGGCAAGCACGTGTGGAGCGAGAAGCCGTTCTCGCTGGACCAGGACAGCGGCCTCAAGCTGCTCGCCGCGGCCGACGACGCCGGGCTGCGGCTCGGCTGCGCGCCGGACACGATCCTGGGCCCGGGCCTGCAGGAGTCCCGCCGGATGATCGAGCGCGGTGACATCGGTACGCCGTTGACCGCGCTGACGCTGTTCCAGTCGCCCGGGCCGGAGTCCTGGCACCCGAACCCGGCCTTCCTGTTCCAGGAGGGCGCGGGCCCGCTGTGGGACATCGGCCCGTACTACCTGACCACGCTGGTGCAGTTGCTCGGCCCGGTCGCCGCGGTCGCGGGGATCGGCTCGAAGTCCAAGGACAAGCGCACGATCGGTTCCGGTCCGCTGGCGGGGACCGACTTCGACGTGACCGTGCCGACGCACGTCAGCACGATCGCGAAGTTCGAGTCCGGGCAGTCGTCGCAGAGCATCTTCAGCTTCGACTCGCCGCTGCCGCGCGGCGGGTTCGTGGAGATCACCGGCTCGGACGCGACGCTCGCCGTCCCGGACCCGAACGCGTTCGACGGTGCGATCAAGATCCGCCGGCGCGGCGCCGAGGACTGGGAGACCGTCGCCGAGACGAAGGCGGTCGCGCAGCGCGGCACCGGCGTCCTCGAGATGGCGCGGGCGATCCGGGCCGACCGGCCGCACCGGGCCACCGGGTCGCTGGCGTTCCACATCGTCGACGTGATGGCGTCCATCACCGACTCGATCGACACCGGCCAGTTCGTCGACGTCAAGAGCACCGTCGAGGTCGCGCCGATCCTGCCGGACGACTGGGACGTGACCGCAGCGACGCTATGA
- a CDS encoding AAA family ATPase, translated as MESEGVIVVSGIMAAGKSSVSQMLAERFQYGVHLRGDVFRRMIVSGQASMADDVLEAQRQLQLRYRLACKAADEYARAGFTVVLQDVVIGELLREFLDGIRTRPRYLVVLTPRPEVISSRLGGAHHLVDELDYELHAFSPRRGLWLDNSDLSVGETVDAILGRLDEARFD; from the coding sequence ATGGAGTCCGAGGGGGTGATCGTCGTCAGCGGAATCATGGCGGCGGGGAAGTCGTCGGTGTCCCAGATGCTCGCCGAAAGGTTCCAGTACGGCGTGCATCTGCGGGGGGACGTGTTCCGGCGGATGATCGTGAGCGGCCAGGCCTCGATGGCCGACGACGTGCTCGAGGCGCAACGCCAGCTGCAGCTGCGCTACCGGCTGGCCTGCAAGGCCGCCGACGAGTACGCGCGTGCCGGGTTCACCGTGGTGCTGCAGGACGTGGTGATCGGCGAGCTGCTGCGTGAGTTCCTGGACGGGATCCGGACGCGGCCGCGCTACCTGGTCGTGCTGACGCCGCGGCCCGAGGTGATCTCGAGCCGGCTCGGCGGGGCACACCATCTGGTCGACGAGCTGGACTACGAGCTGCACGCGTTCAGTCCGCGGCGCGGGTTGTGGCTGGACAACTCCGACCTGTCCGTCGGCGAGACCGTCGACGCGATCCTCGGCCGGCTCGACGAGGCACGCTTCGACTGA
- a CDS encoding SGNH/GDSL hydrolase family protein produces the protein MTSILLDPRRTVVFAGDSVTDCGRRTDPDGLGDGYVRTLYDDLSDELGERRPAIVNTGISGNRAVDLAARWAADVLAHDPSLVSILIGINDTWRRYDEDDPTTPEAFEASYRALLDALTCPVVLMEPFLLPVKAGQQEWREDLDPKLEVVRKLAVEYGAILVPTDVELTKAAAAVGPATLADDGVHPTAAGHRALADLWRRYVLD, from the coding sequence ATGACCAGCATCCTCCTCGATCCCCGGCGGACCGTCGTGTTCGCCGGGGACTCGGTCACCGACTGCGGCCGCCGTACCGATCCCGACGGGCTCGGCGACGGCTACGTCCGCACGCTGTACGACGACCTGTCCGACGAACTGGGCGAACGCCGGCCGGCGATCGTCAACACCGGCATCAGCGGCAACCGCGCGGTCGACCTGGCCGCGCGGTGGGCCGCCGACGTGCTCGCCCACGACCCGTCGCTGGTGTCGATCCTGATCGGGATCAACGACACCTGGCGGCGGTACGACGAGGACGACCCGACGACCCCCGAGGCCTTCGAGGCGTCGTACCGGGCACTGCTCGACGCGTTGACCTGCCCGGTCGTCCTGATGGAGCCGTTCCTGCTGCCGGTGAAGGCCGGGCAGCAGGAGTGGCGCGAGGACCTGGACCCGAAGCTCGAGGTGGTCCGGAAGCTCGCCGTCGAGTACGGCGCGATCCTGGTCCCGACCGATGTCGAGCTGACGAAGGCCGCAGCCGCCGTCGGCCCGGCGACACTCGCCGACGACGGTGTGCATCCGACCGCCGCCGGCCACCGTGCCCTCGCCGATCTGTGGCGACGGTACGTCCTCGACTGA
- a CDS encoding LacI family DNA-binding transcriptional regulator → MSRVTIKEIARRCGVSQGAVSYALNNQPGVSEATRARVLRVAAELEWVPNRAARQLSAARSETFGLVLARTAQTLIEEPYFMGFVGGVEAVLAEHSYALALQVVADLDEELATYRKWAAERRVDGVLVVDLRVGDPRIPVLRKLGLPAVLVGDPALADGMPCVWTDSTAAMNAALDHVASLGHRVIARVAGPPEFGDVWIRDQAFDVAVRRLGLSAVTHHTDYSASRGAGATRDALAGAARPTAIVYDNDLMAVAGLAVVQALGLRVPADVTLVAWDDSTLCRITHPTLTALSHNVVGYGAEVTRRLLDLLTGAPAQSHLYSTPLLIIRDSSGPPPRCRGRVGSAPARRRVSERSG, encoded by the coding sequence GTGTCGCGCGTGACCATCAAGGAGATCGCCCGGCGGTGCGGTGTCTCGCAAGGGGCGGTCTCGTACGCGCTGAACAACCAGCCCGGGGTGTCGGAGGCCACCCGGGCGCGGGTGCTGCGGGTCGCGGCGGAGCTGGAATGGGTGCCGAACCGCGCCGCCCGGCAGCTGTCCGCGGCGCGCAGCGAGACGTTCGGGCTGGTGCTCGCGCGGACCGCCCAGACGCTGATCGAGGAGCCGTACTTCATGGGCTTCGTCGGCGGCGTCGAGGCCGTGCTCGCGGAACACTCGTACGCGCTCGCCCTGCAGGTGGTGGCGGATCTCGACGAGGAGCTGGCGACGTACCGGAAGTGGGCGGCCGAGCGGCGCGTCGACGGGGTGCTCGTCGTCGACCTCCGGGTCGGCGATCCGCGGATCCCGGTACTGCGGAAGCTCGGTCTGCCGGCCGTGCTGGTCGGTGATCCCGCGCTCGCGGACGGGATGCCCTGTGTGTGGACGGACAGTACGGCGGCGATGAACGCGGCGCTCGACCATGTGGCGTCGCTCGGCCATCGGGTGATCGCGCGGGTGGCGGGGCCGCCCGAGTTCGGGGACGTGTGGATCCGCGACCAGGCTTTCGATGTCGCCGTACGGCGGCTCGGGCTGAGTGCGGTCACGCATCACACGGACTACTCGGCGTCGCGGGGCGCGGGTGCTACGCGCGATGCACTGGCCGGTGCGGCGCGGCCGACGGCGATCGTTTATGACAACGACTTGATGGCTGTGGCGGGGTTGGCTGTGGTGCAGGCGCTGGGTCTGCGGGTGCCGGCGGACGTGACGTTGGTGGCTTGGGACGACTCGACGCTGTGCCGGATCACGCATCCGACGCTGACGGCGTTGAGTCACAACGTGGTCGGGTACGGCGCCGAGGTAACGCGACGGTTGCTGGACCTGCTGACGGGCGCGCCTGCGCAGTCGCACCTGTACTCCACGCCGCTGCTCATCATCCGCGACAGCTCCGGCCCGCCGCCGCGCTGCCGGGGCCGCGTGGGATCAGCGCCCGCGCGCCGACGGGTCAGCGAGCGTTCGGGGTAA
- a CDS encoding TetR family transcriptional regulator C-terminal domain-containing protein, with amino-acid sequence MPKIVDHAARREEIAEALWRVVRRDGIRAASVRTIAAEAGWSAGAVRYYFPDQDGLLSFAMDLVSRRVTERVRAIDPKGSATTIALRYLEEALPLDAERRAEFDVWMAFMAQAQAESGAGALHEHVDTVHNGLRELCDSLLHALAADGALADGLDLRREVDRLHALIDGLALHAAIQPERTTPTRLRQVLRHHLDSLMA; translated from the coding sequence ATGCCGAAGATCGTCGACCACGCCGCCCGCCGCGAGGAGATCGCCGAGGCGCTCTGGCGGGTGGTCCGCCGGGACGGGATCCGGGCCGCCTCGGTCCGCACCATCGCCGCCGAGGCCGGCTGGTCCGCGGGCGCGGTGCGCTACTACTTCCCCGACCAGGACGGACTGCTCAGCTTCGCCATGGACCTGGTCTCGCGGCGGGTGACCGAGCGGGTCCGGGCGATCGACCCCAAGGGCAGTGCGACGACCATCGCGCTGCGGTACCTCGAGGAGGCGCTGCCGCTGGACGCCGAGCGCCGCGCCGAGTTCGACGTGTGGATGGCGTTCATGGCGCAGGCCCAGGCCGAGTCCGGCGCCGGCGCGCTGCACGAGCATGTCGACACCGTGCACAACGGACTGCGGGAGCTCTGCGACTCGCTGCTGCACGCGCTGGCCGCGGACGGAGCACTCGCCGACGGTCTCGACCTGCGCCGCGAGGTCGACCGCTTGCACGCACTGATCGACGGCCTCGCGCTGCACGCCGCGATCCAGCCCGAGCGCACCACGCCGACCCGGCTCCGGCAGGTACTTCGGCATCACCTGGACTCGTTGATGGCTTGA
- a CDS encoding sugar phosphate isomerase/epimerase, with amino-acid sequence MVAKDHLSLQLYTVRGKLEEDFDRTLARIAEIGYTKVEPFGVTAFADRLAEALPKHGLSAPTTHAGLLREDSAPIYAAAQRLGITTVIDPHTDPARWQSADEIKVIADGLNKAAIEAADHGITVGYHNHHFELESKIDGVHALEILVDNLSDAVILEVDTYWAAVGGADVPALLKKFGDRVKAIHVKDGDGTLDNKAQVAVGDGTIAVRDILAAAPQALRVVELDDFSGEIFDAVEGSYAFLTGEGAPE; translated from the coding sequence ATGGTCGCAAAGGACCACCTGTCCCTCCAGTTGTACACGGTCCGGGGCAAGCTCGAAGAGGACTTCGACCGCACCCTGGCCCGCATCGCGGAGATCGGCTACACCAAGGTCGAGCCCTTCGGTGTCACCGCCTTCGCGGACCGCCTGGCCGAGGCGCTGCCCAAGCACGGCCTCTCGGCCCCGACCACGCACGCCGGCCTGCTCCGCGAGGACAGCGCCCCGATCTACGCCGCGGCGCAGCGGCTCGGCATCACCACGGTGATCGACCCGCACACCGACCCGGCGCGCTGGCAGTCGGCCGACGAGATCAAGGTCATCGCCGACGGGCTGAACAAGGCCGCGATCGAGGCCGCCGACCACGGCATCACGGTCGGCTACCACAACCACCACTTCGAGCTGGAGTCGAAGATCGACGGCGTGCACGCGCTGGAGATCCTGGTCGACAACCTGTCCGACGCGGTGATCCTCGAGGTGGACACGTACTGGGCCGCCGTCGGCGGTGCCGACGTACCGGCGCTGCTGAAGAAGTTCGGCGACCGGGTCAAGGCCATCCACGTCAAGGACGGCGACGGGACGCTGGACAACAAGGCCCAGGTCGCGGTCGGCGACGGCACGATCGCGGTCCGGGACATCCTGGCCGCCGCGCCGCAGGCCCTGCGCGTGGTCGAGCTCGACGACTTCAGCGGCGAGATCTTCGACGCGGTCGAGGGCAGCTACGCGTTCCTGACCGGAGAGGGCGCACCTGAATGA